Proteins from a genomic interval of Sulfurospirillum oryzae:
- a CDS encoding ATP-binding cassette domain-containing protein gives MSFTCKQLLIKSKAKTLLDVQFSFERSFALIGESGSGKSLTLKALLGMLPQELESLLEYDASYALKRGKSIAFVPQNPFTALSPLTKIEKQFMASREQAEKYLRMVGLDVDFLNRFPSELSGGQLQRLIIAMALSVEPQLLLLDEPTTALDEESKTTVLELISLLHQTCGFDLLFVTHDIGTIEHLCNEVGIIKNGKIVEYGLTKNILHDPKEAYTKQLLESGFRQRSFRT, from the coding sequence TTGAGCTTTACATGTAAACAACTTCTCATCAAAAGTAAGGCAAAAACACTGCTAGATGTGCAGTTTTCTTTTGAGAGGTCGTTTGCCCTGATTGGTGAGAGTGGCAGTGGAAAAAGTTTGACGCTTAAAGCACTTTTAGGGATGTTACCACAAGAGTTGGAGTCCCTTTTAGAGTATGATGCATCTTATGCGTTAAAGCGTGGGAAAAGCATCGCGTTTGTGCCTCAAAATCCTTTTACGGCTCTCTCGCCTTTGACGAAGATTGAGAAGCAGTTTATGGCATCGCGCGAGCAAGCAGAAAAGTATTTGCGTATGGTAGGTTTAGATGTCGATTTTTTAAATCGTTTTCCCTCAGAGTTAAGCGGTGGGCAGTTACAACGGCTTATCATTGCGATGGCTCTAAGCGTTGAGCCACAATTGCTGTTACTGGATGAACCCACAACAGCACTGGACGAGGAGAGCAAAACAACGGTGTTGGAGTTGATTTCCTTGCTTCATCAGACGTGCGGATTTGATCTACTTTTTGTAACGCACGATATTGGAACGATTGAGCATTTATGCAATGAAGTGGGGATTATTAAAAACGGGAAAATCGTTGAGTACGGTTTAACCAAAAATATTTTGCATGACCCCAAAGAGGCTTATACGAAGCAATTATTGGAGTCTGGATTTAGACAAAGGAGTTTTAGAACGTGA